A single region of the Chrysoperla carnea chromosome 5, inChrCarn1.1, whole genome shotgun sequence genome encodes:
- the LOC123299977 gene encoding angiotensin-converting enzyme-like, producing MYEIYTSTEVCTKDEQYCYKGEPDLERIMSNPNSTPETLLWAWTNWHNEVGTQIRQLYPEFVQLMNIGAQRQSYHDIGEVWREELEIDNLETFVLELYEDIAPLYNDLHALIRYKLLKKYGPDIIDPYGLIPAHLLGNMWAQDWSSLISLLIGEKFDLESKIQSKNWTSNEMVRKAEDFYISMNLSRMTDKFWKYSRFEKQTDKNVSCHGTAADLFATNDYRIIMCVDATLNDFYVIHHELGHIEYYMAYRDQPPIFREGTNSAFQESVGDTIMLGVMSPFHLHRIGLINDHQLMDPEYNMILLLYQALSKIPQIPYALLLDQYRWKIFNGQIEYKDMNGIYWRLNNVLRGIQSPVPRDETQFDAGAKFHIADNTPYIRYFLSYVLQFQIFKGMCDMAIFGKPLDDEFDQRKITFPLNRCDIYGSKPAGKRLRKFMEKGAGKHWTKILPIITGTNKISTKPLLAYFNPLHKWLKKQIRTFQIPVGW from the exons ATGTATGAAATTTATACATCAACAGAAGTATGTACAAAGGATGAACAATATTGTTATAAAGGTGAACCAGATTTAGAACGTATTATGTCCAATCCAAATTCAACACCAGAAACATTATTATGGGCATGGACAAATTGGCATAATGAGGTTGGTACACAAATCAGACAATTGTATCCAGAATTTGTACAATTGATGAATATTGGAGCACAGAGGCAAT CATACCATGATATCGGTGAAGTTTGGCGCGAAGAATTAGAAATCGATAATTTAGAAACATTCGTTCTTGAATTATATGAAGATATCGCACCATTATATAATGATTTGCATGCGTTAATTCGAtataagttattgaaaaaatatggaCCAGATATAATTGATCCATATGGATTAATACCAGCACATTTACTGG GTAATATGTGGGCTCAAGATTGGAGCTCATTGATATCGTTATTAATTggcgaaaaatttgatttagaaTCTAAAATACAATCGAAAAATTGGACGTCCAATGAAATG GTCCGAAAAGCAGAAGATTTTTACATATCAATGAATCTATCACGAATGACtgataaattttggaaatattcacGATTTGAGAAGCAAAcagataaaaatgtttcatgtCATGGGACGGCTGCTGATTTGTTTGCTACTAACGATTACAG aataataatgtGTGTTGATGCAacgttaaatgatttttatgtaattcatcaTGAATTAGGGcatattgaatattatatggCGTATAGAGATCAACCACCAATTTTTCGA GAAGGAACAAATTCAGCATTCCAAGAATCAGTTGGTGATACAATAATGCTAGGTGTAATGAGTCCATTTCATTTACATCGTATAGGATTAATTAACGATCATCAATTAATGGATCCCGAATacaatatgatattattattgtatcaaGCACTATCAAAAATTCCACAAATACCGTATGCATTGTTATTGGATCAATATCgttggaaaatatttaatggTCAAATTGAATACAAAGATATGAATGGAATTTATTGGCGATTAAATAATGTTCTACGTGGTATTCAATCACCAGTGCCACGTGATGAAACTCAATTTGATGCTGGTGCTAAATTTCACATTGCGGATAATACACCTTATATcag ataCTTTCTAAGTTATGttttacaatttcaaatattcaaagGCATGTGTGATATGGCAATATTTGGTAAACCATTGGACGATGAATTTGatcaaagaaaaataacatTCCCATTAAATCGATGCGATATTTATGGATCAAAACCAGCTGGTAAAAGATTAAG gaaatttatggaaaaaggTGCTGGGAAACATTGGACAAAAATATTACCGATTATAACTggtacaaataaaatatcaacaaagcCATTATTGGCGTATTTTAATCCTTTGCATAAATGGTTAAAGAAACAAATTCGTACATTTCAAATTCCTGTTGGATggtaa